A region from the Alnus glutinosa chromosome 5, dhAlnGlut1.1, whole genome shotgun sequence genome encodes:
- the LOC133869022 gene encoding uncharacterized protein LOC133869022, with amino-acid sequence MEQKMKLDALTKKVDAFVIGKSINAASPFHVDCCSICASPIHSAQNCPSLPTFVESSMEQVNAFNDFRKQSNGPFSETYNPGWRNHPNFSWKQSPPMNQGGGPHQAHNQYPPGFHHPVHHHSRQAPPAPAYQPPTQAQASSSQSTLEDTLKAFMQLTGQSINEVKNTTMVNTQAIAKIEVQIGACTSYCHTSGRQVDNQVVLHEENPAKPHGQDSGNNEEREVEPSKVTPIVDDPPRSFVPKAPYPERLLAPKKGGKFEDILEQVPYYAKFLKDLIKVKRKTNVLKRVCLTEQVSSILQCKMPLKYKDPRCLTISCMIGLSRIERALLDLGASVNLLPSSVYLQLGLGELKPTSMKIQLADRSVKRPRGIIEDVLVKVDKFYFPVDFVVLDTEPVQNVGIQIPIILGQPFLATANAMINCRTGVMNISFGNMTVKLNIFDISNQPLKYDEVESVCLIEEIKEDTVDKSSIKDPLEACLTQFGEDLNLDKLLEQADVLLEFTPLVSNKNEENIDESNTEDLLELLEQADAILESASLVNSENEETAIPEPPKKELTPLQDILKYKFLGPEDVLPVSRALELLDAPEEKLPDVLREHKEAKGWTMMIASG; translated from the exons ATGGAGCAAAAGATGAAGTTAGATGCCCTTACTAAGAAGGTCGATGCCTTCGTCATAGGGAAATCCATCAATGCGGCAAGCCCATTCCACGTGGattgctgttccatctgtgctagccCCATTCACTCAGCACAAAATTGTCCTTCTTTGCCAACCTTTGTCGAGTCATCAATGGAACAAGTTAATGCTTTCAATgactttaggaagcaatccaatgGACCCTTCTCCGAGACTTATAATCCTGGGTGGCGAAACCATCCTAATTTTTCATGGAAGCAGAGCCCACCAATGAATCAAGGGGGAGGACCTCATCAAGCCCATAATCAATatccccctggatttcatcatcCTGTTCATCATCATAGTCGCCAAGCACCGCCAGCACCAGCATACCAACCCCCTACTCAAGCCcaagcctcttcttcacagtccacaTTAGaggacactctcaaggccttcatgcagctTACAGGCCAGTCCATCAATGAAGTGAAGAAtactaccatggtgaacacccaAGCGATTGCCAAGATAGAGGTTCAAATTG GAGCATGTACAAGCTATTGTCACACCTCTGggagacaagtggacaaccaagtggttcttcATGAAGAGAACCCTGCTAAGCCTCATGGGCAAGATAGTGGCAACAATGAGGAGAGAGAAGTGGAGCCATCTAAAGTCACACCCATCGTTGATGATCCTCCTAGGTCATTTGTGCCTAAGGCGCCATACCCAGAAAGATTACTAGCACCTAAGAAGGGAGGGAAgtttgaggacattctggag CAAGTGCCATAttatgccaagttcttgaaggacttgattaAGGTTAAGAGGAAAACCAATGTCCTGAAGAGAGTTTGTCTGACCGAGCAGGTTAGCTCAATCCTTCAATGCAAGATGCCATTAAAGTACAAGGACCCTAGGTGTCTAACTATCTCTTGCATGATAGGTCTCAGCCGAATTGAGAGGGCTTTATTAGATCTTGGAGCAAGTGTAAATCTTTTACCCTCTTCGGTTTAtctgcaattggggttaggagaattgaagcctacATCCATGAAAATTCAATTGGCTGATAGGTCGGTGAAAAGACCACGGGGAATCATTGAGGATGTTTTGGTAAaagtggacaagttttattttccCGTGGATTTTGTTGTGCTTGACACAGAGCCGGTTCAAAATGTTGGGATTCAGATACCGATAATTCTAGGGCAACCATTCTTAGCTACTGCTAATGCCATGATTAATTGTAGGACAGGGGTAATGAATATCTCTTTTGGCAACATGACAGTGAAGCTGAATATCTTTGATATCAGCAATCAGCCGTTAAAGTATGATGAGGTTGAAAGTGTATgtttgattgaggagatcaagGAGGACACTGTAGATAAATCAAGCATTAaggaccccctggaggcatgtcttactcaatttggagaggatttgaATTTAGAtaagttacttgagcaagctgatGTCCTTTTGGAGTTTACTCCTCTGGTGAGCAATAAGAATGAGGAGAACATAGATGAATCAAACACAGAGGACCTCTtagag ttacttgagcaagctgatGCCATTTTGGAGTCTGCTTCTCTGGTGAACAGTGAGAATGAGGAGACAGCAATACCTgagcctcctaagaaggaacttaCACCTCTACAAGACattcttaagtataagttcctaggtccagaaGATGTTCTACCAGTGAGTAGAGCTTTGGAATTGCTTGATGCTCCAGAGGAAAAGTTACCAGATGTTTTAAGAGAGCACAAGGAAGCTAAAGGTTGGACTATGATGAtagcaagtgggtga